Proteins encoded together in one Camelina sativa cultivar DH55 chromosome 9, Cs, whole genome shotgun sequence window:
- the LOC104714364 gene encoding pentatricopeptide repeat-containing protein At1g80150, mitochondrial codes for MLSLRTIRRFCHSSIAATTSRVSNQIQSGVVEEPALVKLKSERDPEKLFNLFKANATNRLVIENRFAFEDTVSRLAGARRFDFVEDLLEHQKTLPQGRREGFVVRIIMLYGKAGMTKQALDTFYNMDSHGCKRTVKSFNAALQVLSFKPDLHTIREFLHDAPSMYGIDIDAVSFNIAIKSFCELGILDGAYMAMRQMEKSRLKPDVVTYTTLISAFYKHERCVIGNGLWNLMVLKGCRPNLTTFNIRIQFLVNRGRAWDANDLLLLMPRLQVEPDNITYNMVIKGFFIARFPEMAERVYTAMHGKGYKPNLKIYQTMIHYLCKAGNFDLAYTMCKDCMRKKWYPNLDTVDMLLKGLVKKGQLDQAKSIMALVQKRVPPFSSKQLVSLKSIL; via the coding sequence ATGCTATCTCTGCGAACCATTCGCAGATTCTGCCATTCTTCAATAGCAGCCACAACCTCTCGTGTTTCGAATCAGATCCAAAGTGGTGTTGTTGAGGAGCCAGCACTCGTCAAGCTTAAATCTGAGCGAGACCCTGAGAAGCTATTCAATCTCTTCAAAGCTAACGCCACAAACCGTTTGGTTATCGAAAACCGGTTTGCTTTTGAAGATACGGTTTCTAGGTTAGCTGGTGCACGTCGGTTTGATTTCGTCGAGGATCTACTTGAGCATCAGAAGACACTTCCACAAGGTAGGCGTGAAGGTTTCGTCGTTAGGATTATTATGTTGTATGGCAAAGCTGGAATGACTAAGCAAGCACTTGACACTTTCTACAATATGGATTCACACGGTTGCAAAAGAACCGTTAAGTCCTTCAATGCCGCGCTTCAAGTCTTGTCTTTTAAACCTGATCTACACACCATCAGGGAGTTTCTTCACGACGCTCCATCAATGTATGGCATTGATATTGATGCTGTCTCTTTTAACATTGCTATTAAATCTTTCTGTGAACTGGGTATACTTGACGGCGCTTATATGGCTATGCGGCAGATGGAGAAATCAAGGTTAAAACCTGATGTTGTTACTTATACTACACTTATATCTGCGTTTTACAAGCATGAGAGGTGTGTGATTGGGAATGGGTTGTGGAACCTTATGGTCCTCAAGGGCTGCAGGCCTAATCTCACCACTTTTAATATTAGGATCCAGTTCTTAGTGAATAGGGGACGAGCTTGGGATGCAAATGATCTGTTGCTGTTGATGCCAAGACTCCAGGTGGAACCGGACAACATAACGTATAACATGGTTATCAAAGGGTTTTTCATTGCGAGGTTTCCTGAGATGGCCGAAAGGGTTTATACAGCAATGCACGGTAAAGGGTACAAACCAAACCTGAAGATTTACCAGACGATGATTCACTATCTGTGCAAAGCAGGAAACTTTGATCTGGCTTATACCATGTGTAAGGATTGTATGAGAAAGAAGTGGTACCCGAACTTGGATACAGTTGATATGCTGCTCAAAGGGCTTGTGAAAAAGGGCCAGCTTGATCAGGCTAAGTCGATCATGGCGTTAGTTCAAAAACGAGTGCCTCCTTTCAGCTCAAAACAGTTGGTCTCCCTTAAGTccattttgtaa
- the LOC104714363 gene encoding uncharacterized protein LOC104714363 isoform X1, with protein sequence MKENMGNPLHIKSLNHISLLCRSVEESMSFYHNVLGFLPIRRPGSFDFDGAWLFGHGMGIHLLQSSEPEKLLKKSEINPKDNHISFQCESMETVEKKLKEMEIKYVRAVVEEGGIQVDQLFFHDPDGFMIEICNCDSLPVVPLAGEMARSCSRVNIRQLVQPSHPTQIHP encoded by the exons ATGAAGGAAAACATGGGAAACCCTCTGCATATCAAGTCGTTGAATCACATATCTCTTCTATGTCGATCCGTGGAGGAATCCATGAGCTTTTACCATAACGTTTTAGGGTTCCTACCGATTCGTAGACCTGGCTCTTTTGATTTCGATGGCGCTTG GTTGTTTGGACATGGAATGGGTatccatcttcttcaatcttctgaACCTGAGAAATTACTGAAGAAATCTGAGATTAATCCCAAAGATAATCACATTTCTTTCCAG TGCGAAAGCATGGAAACGgtggagaagaagctcaagGAAATGGAGATAAAGTACGTCAGAGCAGTGGTGGAAGAAGGAGGAATACAAGTGGACCAACTCTTCTTCCACGACCCTGATGGCTTCATGATTGAGATATGCAACTGCGATAGCCTCCCCGTTGTCCCTCTTGCCGGAGAGATGGCTCGTTCCTGCTCTCGAGTCAATATCCGCCAGCTGGTCCAGCCATCGCACCCAACTCAAATCCACCCCTAG
- the LOC104715998 gene encoding probable polygalacturonase At3g15720 → MKYGAVGDGIADDTSAFQKAWENACKGSSKTGSVHVPAGKVFLLNSLHFTGPCIPKPLLFTIDGEMIAQSDPNKWENGENGVIPWLIFDQVDGLAIVGRGMLNGQGKAWWDIHCRDHPGPMMTFSNCGNVTLKSLRFRDSAQTHVLVMGSQNVYISDIKITSPEASPNTDGIHITSSTAVSISHSDIAAGDDCVSIGDQVNSVTVSFVNCGPGHGVSIGSLGRGGTEVAVENIRVSHVNFTGTTNGARIKTWPGGTGYVRGIEFFDIRFSSVQNPIIIDQFYGCSPNCPQTSKGVHIDKVRYMKMSGTSATKVAMKLDCSGLTVPCSNLFMRDIDLSPADGIDSVSSLCSFVQGSAKGIIRPSSCL, encoded by the exons ATGAAATATGGAGCGGTCGGGGATGGAATTGCCGATGATACATCT gctTTCCAAAAGGCATGGGAGAATGCTTGTAAGGGAAGCTCCAAAACGGGAAGTGTACATGTACCAGCAGGGAAGGTGTTCCTCCTCAACTCCCTTCACTTCACGGGACCTTGCATACCGAAACCTCTCCTTTTCACT atTGATGGAGAGATGATAGCGCAGAGTGATCCAAACAAGTGGGAAAATGGTGAGAACGGAGTAATACCATGGCTCATATTCGATCAAGTGGATGGACTTGCAATTGTAGGGCGCGGCATGTTGAACGGCCAAGGCAAAGCATGGTGGGATATTCATTGTAGAGACCATCCCGGACCC ATGATGACATTTAGTAACTGCGGAAATGTAACATTAAAGAGTTTGAGATTCAGAGATAGTGCACAAACCCATGTTCTTGTGATGGGAAGCCAAAATGTGTATATCAGTGATATCAAAATAACCTCACCGGAGGCTAGCCCTAACACCGACGGTATTCACATCACATCTTCCACCGCCGTTTCTATTAGTCATTCTGACATCGCCGCtg GTGACGATTGTGTGTCTATCGGAGATCAAGTGAATAGTGTGACTGTTTCCTTTGTGAACTGCGGACCTGGTCACGGTGTAAG CATTGGGAGTTTAGGTAGAGGAGGAACAGAGGTAGCAGTGGAAAACATACGTGTGTCGCACGTTAACTTCACAGGAACAACAAACGGAGCTCGAATAAAGACGTGGCCTGGAGGAACTGGTTACGTCCGAGGAATCGAGTTCTTCGACATTCGTTTCTCGTCTGTACAAAACCCCATCATCATTGATCAGTTCTACGGTTGCTCCCCTAACTGCCCTCAAACT AGTAAGGGAGTTCACATAGATAAAGTGAGATACATGAAGATGAGTGGAACATCGGCTACAAAGGTGGCTATGAAGCTTGATTGTTCAGGGTTGACTGTTCCATGTTCCAACCTTTTCATGAGAGACATTGACTTATCTCCGGCCGATGGAATTGATTCTGTCTCCTCTCTCTGCTCTTTTGTTCAGGGCTCCGCAAAAGGCATCATCCGACCTTCCTCCTGTCTTTAA
- the LOC104714366 gene encoding EPIDERMAL PATTERNING FACTOR-like protein 8 has product MISSRKYKRCGLGAALFIAYIFFFSLMSLHYVSAGHDHQQKEKEPVRGSEPPKCVNKCLNCKPCLPYLFDIHDHGAHHDDDDYSETYYPVRWVCRCSDKVFEP; this is encoded by the exons ATGATCTCGTCAAGAAAATATAAACGATGTGGTTTGGGAGCTGCATTGTTCATTGcctatatcttcttcttctctctcatgTCTTTACACTACGTATCTG cagGTCATGATCATCAACAAAAAGAGAAGGAACCGGTTCGGGGTTCAGAGCCTCCCAAGTGTGTGAACAAGTGCCTGAACTGCAAGCCTTGTCTTCCTTATCTATTTGACATTCATGATCATGGTGctcatcatgatgatgatgattatagtGAAACATATTATCCCGTAAGGTGGGTGTGTAGATGTAGCGACAAAGTATTTGAACCGTGA
- the LOC104714363 gene encoding uncharacterized protein LOC104714363 isoform X2: MKENMGNPLHIKSLNHISLLCRSVEESMSFYHNVLGFLPIRRPGSFDFDGAWLFGHGMGIHLLQSSEPEKLLKKSEINPKDNHISFQCESMETVEKKLKEMEIKYVRAVVEEGGIQVDQLFFHDPDGFMIEICNCDSLPVVPLAGEMVQPSHPTQIHP; the protein is encoded by the exons ATGAAGGAAAACATGGGAAACCCTCTGCATATCAAGTCGTTGAATCACATATCTCTTCTATGTCGATCCGTGGAGGAATCCATGAGCTTTTACCATAACGTTTTAGGGTTCCTACCGATTCGTAGACCTGGCTCTTTTGATTTCGATGGCGCTTG GTTGTTTGGACATGGAATGGGTatccatcttcttcaatcttctgaACCTGAGAAATTACTGAAGAAATCTGAGATTAATCCCAAAGATAATCACATTTCTTTCCAG TGCGAAAGCATGGAAACGgtggagaagaagctcaagGAAATGGAGATAAAGTACGTCAGAGCAGTGGTGGAAGAAGGAGGAATACAAGTGGACCAACTCTTCTTCCACGACCCTGATGGCTTCATGATTGAGATATGCAACTGCGATAGCCTCCCCGTTGTCCCTCTTGCCGGAGAGA TGGTCCAGCCATCGCACCCAACTCAAATCCACCCCTAG